The sequence ATGTAGTGGAGGTTAAACCTATGGAGTGAATTGTGTTTCAGTATTCAGAAATAACAATAAGATACAGATAATAAACTATTATATTTTTCACCATCcacaaatatttgaaaaaaaatcccacaggTTTTCACAAAAGTtaccaaattttttttttttttttttaaagatgtgtTAATATTTTTAGAAGCAACATATTTTCAGAGCCAACAATGTCATAGAAATTGTTGAAATGGCATCTGTCCACGTACATAAGTGAAACCAAAGTCTCAAAAATCCACAAATTAACACAAGCCATGCCACAAACATAATTTGATTcacaaatgcagattcaacaAGAACTGGAGTGTAATGTCATATATGTCCCATGCTGTATATTCAAGTCCCATTAAGCTGTGGTGAAGGGACCTGGTGCCCATTCTCTCAGAGTGAACCTGTTTTATTGCAAACATAGGCTTTATGTTGAGACACACATTAAGAGACATGTTACCATCTTGCATTATTGTTGTTGCATTTTTACAATCATTGCCTTATTTCCGCCCCACAGACAGCTTTGAGGTGACAGTAAACGGTCAGCTGATCTACTCCAAGCTGCAGAAGGGGAGTTTTCCCAATGTTGAACAGGTTAGTCACTGTGACGCTTATGCtgtgttcattaaaaaaaataaaaaataaactttatacGTTTataattggggttttttttcactatttgaaAACAGTGATTAATAGAATTAAGTCCTTGGTTGTCAAAGTGGTcgcacttttacagactgagtCCAGATCCAGACAGacttttcccaaaatggatatgtatagttttggaaatgaactcttaaATTCCAAACCTCTAACATTTTATCAGCTGTAGTATCGTTTGCATCTCAAGTAAGAATATGTACATCTTTGCATTACATTCTATGCAATGTCTGGATGTATTACATGTAGTCATATGTAGGATTCCATGTAGTACAAAAACTTGTAGTACTCACGCAGTACTTCCCATAAGAGATATTATTTTACATAGTGGTGGGTGGGGTCATTTTGGTTTGGGTTCCACATCCACACCctgttttagtttcagtttttagttttacatacagtatctatATGTGTTTCCTTGATCAGTCCTTACTTGTGGTGGCAGATTTGTAGCTGCACTGGCCTGTCATTCATGCAGGGAaatacaggggaaacactgggatTTACCACCTCTGTGTTTAAGCTCTCAACCACTCTGGTTATTGACTTCATTAGACACACATTAGACTACAACACCTGTCCTCAGGACTTTGACATGCTTTTATGTCCCGCATAAGGCTAAACAGGTCACTGAATTACATCATTGGCAATATAGGGGAAAGAAatcctttctacctctctcctcagctcttactTCCTTTCCTAGCTCCTCTCTATcatagggttagagttagatcATGAGCACttgggtcacaggaatattccCATCTGACATGAtagctctgacccttgcactcctcgTAATGATGGTGGCCCAGGAATTAAAATGTATTctgctgcactcattgtaagtcacaagagcatcaactaaatgcttaaaatgtaaaattaaattaCTATGTGAGGTCTCTCTCTGTTACGCTGAGACAAAACATCAATGCTCCCTAGTCTTTTATTAACATTTTGGCCTCAGTCTCTCCATCAGGAATACACATGTGAAGGAAAAGGAGAGTGTACACTATATGTGAAGAGTtaaattccaaaatgagatataaatcatttgaaaaatgtcataCCTACTCGTAAAAAGTGATTGCTGGCATGATAGTAAAGCTCACTATTAGATGTTATAGAAGTTATTTGCTATCTtacaaaacagtaacattttagaggattgTGAACGACTACAAAGCGACTATATACCACACCCAAGGACACCTGAATGACACATTTATCCCTACACACAAAGTAGATCCTCATTGGGAtgcagaaagaaacaaaacctgtttactttttttgttctctctctcatgtgaCCAGGTGGTGGCGCAGGTGAAGGCGATCAGCCTTGGAGGAAAGGTGTAGAAAAGAAGGGAGGATGCAATTTCCACCAGCGGAGGGGAGACCGAAACCAAGGCTGTATTCACAccgcaacagaaaaaaaatgatttctcTTTGAAATCAGAGCTCTTTGTGGCTCAAACCTGATCTTCTCATATTTGCtcttacaaagaaaaaaataaattccatGTGGTTTCTCCATGTTTAGATAAATAGTATACTTTctatacatacaaatacacgcACATAAAGTGTTTTCCATCATAGACGAACATCAGGCTATTTGGTCCTCGTTGACAGCCATGAGAAGATCAGAGCTGCACCACAAACCAGATTATTCTTTTCCGTGTGAATATAGCCAAAGACAGGACGATGATGCGAGCAGCTCCTGGGAGCCGGGCGCTGATCCACCTTCTGTTCATGAATGTACACATTTAAAATGTGGAGTGTGTGCACGATGCAAGCCTAGAAGTGTTTCAGCTGACTGCTACCTGAGGAACTGCTCTCATCACGTCTGTCTGGCCGTATTCAAAAAAATACAGGCCCTTTCTTTACTTACTTATCAAACATAGAGCTACTTTGTACTCATACCTAACATAAACTATATACACTTCTTCTCCCAATATAtagggatatacagtatatatataacgCATTGGGCTATGCAGTTTATGAGTCTAGGTGCCTCACTGTTCCTATTGATAAATGACACATTTGATAAATGTTAACACAATGACAAATTTTTAACAAGTATTTCAGTGGACATGCAACTTAAACCTAAACtggatattatattatatatatattgtatttgaaaacaaacattttaagtaTTGGCATTTTTCTATCATAGTCACATACTGTTGATGTAACCAATTTGTAATCAATTTGTAACTATTTCCAAGAGACGCAATAAAATATGATTGCCGAACTAACGATCTGTTCATTTCCCACCAAGTTGATTTTCACAAGTAGTTAGTTGACTGATGAGTGTCAGTCTGGTTGGCAGTCAGATTTATTTCTCTGTAGGACACAATGAGCAGCTGGCAGCGCCGgctggctgacagacagataccATCGTCCGCCTCGTCACAGATCAGAGCGACCTGCGATGTCAAACGTCCTGTCCTGTTTCCACAAGATCTAATCAAATCATATCAGAGAAATCACGATGGCATGGAAATAGCTTCCCATCAATTACGCAGACAAATGAAACGGGCTTATCACTCATGCATccggggcttttttttttattatatggccctCCACAAGTTTATGAATGGAGCACGATGCATCCTAAAATCTGACCTAACTTCAGTggcactttgacaggacacatggctgttaatGGACACACTGGCTGATGTGGGGATCAAGTAACAGCAGTGCCTCTCTACGCTCAAGGCCACCTTCCATCACATCTCCACCATCCTGGGtaaagaagggaagaggagtCCTGTCCTGTTGCACGTTGCTGTAACTAATACTACTGTTGTTGCGTTGTTTAATCCTGGAGTCAGAGAGTTTCTCATGTTCAGGTTCAaacccttttctccctctgcctgttcCTTTGACAGGCGCAACTAGGAGGTCAGAGATGAGGGAGGTTGGATAGATGTTTTTATTGGGAGGGGGGGGCTATAGAAGGAGTCCGATCAGCGAGGATGTCACATAGACTCCCATTATCAGTCCAGAAACCCCATCTGGAATTTGAGAAACCCCAGCCATGCTGATCCCCGGTCCACCAGCTGCTGTGCGTCCCATACACCATCAGAAAAAGCTGAACCCAGACCACAGAGGCCTAGCTAGCCTCCCTCTCCCTAAGCGCATCAATCAGCTTACAGAATAAGACAAAACAGGCTATTGTGGCTCTGAACGTCCAGGATGGTTCGTTAAGCCGTCAGATTGAGTGGTGAAATGGTTAAAGGGAGGCTGCCGTCACTGGGGTCCGGAGAAGACACAGTAATCTCCATAATCCATAAGATAAACAGATAGCGACGATAACTGGCATTtgaatgtgtctgtttgtgatgCTCTGCTGGTGGGAAAAAAAGTCAACAGGAAACAGATAAGCCGCATCAAAAGCAGGCATGGTTCTCTATTTTACAAAACGGTGTGAACTTTAATGTTGTgggtgtatgagagagagactatatgtgtgtgtgtgggtgtgtgtgtgtgggtgttgaaaCTACCCCATGCACTGTGGGAAATGAGGTCAGTTTCACTGCTCTAAGAAATGGCAAAGGCCAACACATGGGCTCTTTGTCTGCATATGGGGAGTCAGACAGTTCCAGGCACAATGGCCTCACTGCAGCatcacagctacacacacacatgcacactcacacacactcacacacacacacacacatatacacacacacacaaagctcccCATTTGTGATGGACACGTTTGTAATGGGATCTCTTGTTCTTTTATTCCTTAATTGGTTTAATATCTCTTGTTTATCTTATATTCCTTTGCTTGTTGACAAACACGTCTCCCCATACACacaatgtatttgtgtatatgaTTGTCTATGACAGATCACTGATTACTTGATTAAAACCATAATCAGTAACCAGTGGAATATGAATATTGATTACTTTCAATTACGTTTGGATTACTTTACCACAATCCATAGAATGTGcagataaatattttattttaaaatataaaaaaattcatctagagattttaaaaaatatttgattcCAATCTACAGACTGTAATTTGAACAGTCTTATTATCGTCATGTACAAGTAGGCCTATCATACAGTTTATAGTCTCAGTCTTGATGCCATTATACCCCTCAAACATGTTTCTGAACAGTATAGCCTACTttgcaatatacagtacagtaacagATGACAGTTacattttgtggtgttttttgtGTAATCTCATGGTGTACTCCCTGCTGCAATCCCCCACAAACATGGAATTCACTGGAACCAAGAACAAAAACAGGAAGTAGACAAAGtactgaagatttttttttttttaaatcaataatctTTTGTCAGCTTGGAATTTCAATGTTCTGTCTACATTTGGAGTGCTTTTCAGACATTGAGTGTTAAAATTTTGATATCCCATAGACAGGCTgagaaattaacaccagccaaaCGGTAATGGCTGATAAATTAATCTATTCTACCAGCTACTTCGAGAgataaccaaccatcatttggaggtttGATTATATTCTAAAAAACACAATTGGCTATGGAAAAACAGTGAAGGTGGCTGGATGGGAAAGTTTAGAATGTAGTAGCCACTGTGGCCTGTAGACAAAATGTGAGTTCATCGCAAAACTAATAAAATCTTAttaatttgtattcattttaccCAATTAACCATTTTCGAAAGTTACCTTCAGCCATACTGGAAGGCGTGCTTGCAGGACTATATCATAAATAACCAAAATGTCAGGTAGAGCCTTGATCCAAGTTCACGTTGTGTCACTGGGTTCATCCTGTGAGCATCTCATTGACTACAGGACTGGAGGCATCGACTCATCAACCGATTTCATGTGAAAGATTGTGTAACAAGGTGTGTGTGCCTTGTGAAGAGGATGGGTGTGTTTCTGTAGATGGCGTGCTGATTAATTGTGTTGGGTCAACAGACGGTAGAGACAAAGGGAGCCGATGTGACTCCACCACCCAGAGCTCGCTCTCATGGGCTTTTTGATGTGATGATGAACTGCAACAGGGCGATCCGGTAGAGTAACTTTGGGATTGTGTAGTCCATCCTTTTGGCTGGGTGGCAATAAATGTGGCAAACGAAAAATCTagatgatccagtctgtaaatgtgccaTAATTTCGTCAACCAAGGACTTGGGTTATGTACTAACCTTTAAAAAGTACTATCATGTGTTCTCTTCTTTTGTGCAATCAATGACAAGgtgacacttttttcaaatggtggatatctcattttggatccCAACTCTACATATATAAAAGCAAAGTAAAAGCACTATTTCTATCAATAGTAGTATAATTTCAATCCTGATTCTTTAAAAATCTGTTGCTACTCACTTGTGCCTTATAGGATGCCGTTTATTACTGGAATTGACTGTAGTGCTAATAGTATAATGGTCTGATCTTAGACTGCAGCTGCTGTACTCATAAAGGCTGTTGTGTAACTGGAGCGGTGTGATGCTCCGAGGAACAGCgagcacagagacagacagacagcggagTCCCCATCCTCATTTCTAATTTATAACAACATGTCTGCAGATGAAGGGAGGGGGAATGGTGTGCACTACACATTCCATATGTAATTTGATTATTAGAAATACTATAAGGGACATTTGAGAGAAATGAGTCAGAGGCACAGAAGATGCCTGCTAAGTGGAAGTTTTGGGGGATACAGGAAGTTAGAAAAGGTGATGTCAACATGTTGGtagtttaaataaaaacaaaaacaaaacaaaaaccaccCTTAGAGGGTAGCCATCTCACTGAACTTCATTCAGTCACAAGAATCAAGAACTCCATGATTGgatctttttttattaaaaaacagtgacataaataaatagaacaaaacaatgtaaaaatataatGCTTAGAAGAGAGATCTGTTGGGGGAATTGCCATAGCAACGGTTTGTTCTAATAGCAAAGAGTTTAAATTCGGATTGGTCCCTGGTTTGTCAGACTGATTTCACAACATATCATAGCACCGTTGTCTGGTCGTCTTCACTGCTTCCTACAGATGCACAGCTCTGGTGACCATGTAAATCACAGACATTTCACATGAATGTAGGACAGACTagagaaaacaatgaaacaattgAATTAGCTGTGGATCAATTAGAAAATGGCCACTGCTTACAGTTtcatttcatataaatataatatattaatttatACGTTTTACACTAGCATGGCTCTATATCACATACACAGCTCAGGTAAACACGTGAAGTAAAGGCAGCCGacgaaattaaaacaaaatcaaaaacaataGGCGCTAGAAAACTGAAATGCAATGTTTTGTAGCTGCACAGCCGAAAATAGAAAACTTTGACAGCAAGGTGGTTCTGTGTGGGAACCTGTGCTTTAATAATGAACCTGTCTGAGAAAGATATGCAAACCGATATCGCTTACTCCATCGTTTCTGAAGGCATTGAGATCATTTTTACAATCTTAAGGAGCAAGTGACAAATGTCAGTATTAAATGTGTGGGGTTGGAGTATGTGCAAACATTCAGCTGATGATTTTAAAATTACAACCCTGAATTCAACAGAGATTAAACTTGCTTTGAAGTGATGCTGTTAGAATAAATGAATCAAATGTCTACTTAATCGTGCGAAATGACATGGAGAAGGTGGATGAGAATGAGTGAAGGATGAAGGCGGCTAGCTAGCGCACCAGGAGGAAGGTCAGTCCGGCGATGCCCACCCCGGCAGCAGCAAACAGAGCCGTCTTCATGGACGAGTCTTGGTTCACCTCTCTGGCACTGCGGGAGAACTTACAGAACCCCTCCTACAGGagacaacacagaaaaaaaaatgttcaaaccAGGGCAGAAACTTCATTTTTGGTCCACCAGCCACAGTGGATGGCAATTTCCAAAATTCAATGCCTGGCAGAGTAGACCAACTTAGCAGCCACAGTGACGATGCCAGCGTTTAGCCGGTGACTGGTGGTAATGACACAGGTTCAGACTGGAAAATGTCACTGTCACTCACAAGCTTGGGTTTGTCCACAAACACGGAAAACAATTTAGCCAAACTCTGGAGGTACTACTGGTATCTTACACTGTATAAGTTTAAGCCATTCTCAAATATCCTGACAATATAGCAATTCTTTAAAGTAAaaggtaaaagtaaaaaggtAAAGTACCAgcttattataattattattactggAAATTGTGCCAGTTTGTCCAAAGATTataaacaaatgacaaatgttAACTGATTATAATAATACTTGTCCATTTTAGGTATGACCTGGCTCATGACTTGGCTACAAAGGCTAGATTATAGAAGTCTGACGCAGTTCAGCTCCTCCAACAGCTGTATTTCCCTCTCATGTTTTCGGCCTGAAACCACACAGTCAACCAGTGAGAGCACCTGTTCTTTGCCCCAGGTGCTCGCTGCCTTACAGCCACTTGTTTTTCTAGTCATACGAGGATAACTCTCAATTTGGGTAATGCCAAATTCAAAGCACTGAAGCTTTGACTGTTACTACAAAGTCCATCTGGCGGAGCTGGTTAGATGTCTGTTGGAACCAGCTGCCAGTTGAAGaaaggaggggtgtgtgtttatgtgggtCTTTGGGAGGGGAGCCAGGGCGAGCCCATTCACAAAAGCAGACCTTCAGCTGTAGTCGTGTTCTTGGTTAGGCATGCTGTGTCCTGGGGCCTTAGTGCGGCTATTCAGAGCCATCATAACTAGCCCATGTAAAGTTTCAGTAAACTACAATTAGAATAAGTCACACAAAGCAGGTTTAAAATTAACTTTGCTCTTTTGATTTCCAGTGGATGAGTAATCTTTACAGACCAATACAGTCACACAACACAGCCTTTGTCTTACCCTTACAAATCACAAACTGCATCTCTCTGATAATCTAGAGGCCAGCATTGTTTGATCAGGGCCCTTTATAGAAAAGCTGTGTGGTTTGGTTTAGGCGTCCACGCTGCCTTGTTGTAGCATACATTCCTCAGATTCTTGGCTAATGCCACTCTACAATTCCTATAATCACGGCAGCCACATGAGACGTCTGAATGCTCCTCTCGTCAACAGAGTAGGAGAATAAGATTGCAATACAGGATATATGCAGACTTTTAGATGCAAAGGCTGCATCACAACTAAGCGCAGACAGTGCTGCAAGCCACACTTACATATAGATCTTAATATACCCAAGGAGTGGAATCGGATCCCATCAGACTAGGTGGTTTTCAACATAAGACGTTTAGGAaaatcagtttcagtttcaattcTTACTGGGATTTTTTACACCTGTTTAAGTCTGGCTTGGTGCCGGACACAATCTAAATGCCTCTGTTATCTGCACTGGACTTTTCCCTAATTATACTCATGTAACCTGtgcttctttgtgtttttcgGTCGACTCTTCTAATTTCAACacctgtttgtttgtatgtttgagTAAATCAGTCCATTCAGAAGCAGTGATTAAACTAAAGCCCATCTTTCTTTGAGCTTAAATCAATTTTGAAGCAGTGATGGTGTGAGACCTACCCAGCCGTCATTCTCCAGCAGCcagtctctcttctcctctcccaggtAATCGGCTATGGTCTCTGCCAGTCCCCTGCAGTTACCGGGCCCCTGTCCCAGTTCCTGCCCCTTCCCGGGGTCCAGCCCCGGCTTCGTGCCCTCCTGCTCCCTCAGCTGTCTGGCCAGCACCCCAGTGAAGGTGAAGAGGGACACCACCCTCCCCCAGTTCAACTGTCCGTCTCCCACCAGCTCCTCCATCACCTTCCTGAGGCTGGAGCAGGGGTCCGGCCCGCACTGCCGCAGGAAGGTCTGAGCGAGGGAGTGGAAGCGAGCGTGGTGCTGTGTCTCCATGTCCTGGGCCAGGCGCCTCATGGCAGCGGCTGACTCgctgggaggtggaggggcTGGCCGTGGGCTTGTGCTGCAGAGGGACAGGTAATCCTCTACCAGAGCCAGGGTCTCTTTCCACAGCCAACACGACATTTTCTatcaggagaaaagaaaaaaaaaaaaaacaattaacatGTCATGGAGCTTACTTGACAAGCAGCAACCATTAAGGGTTAAGTTACTGAGTTTCAATGCTGAATAAGCAAGACTAGATATGACTTTAAATAAAGGTGGACTCTACCTCCAATCAACACAGTGCAATTACTGCTCAGCACAAGCTAGCTAATGGTTATACAACCTAGTTTCATAAATTCAGATAACACTGGAAATGGTATTCCTCCAGTAACCTTAGCCAATTCCAGTtagccatttatttttttttaggttcAAACGTTAGCATATTTTTCGTACTTCGGTGGCGGTTGAGGATCTGTTTTCTGTTAGCGTCAGCCAGCTGTCAAAGAAATACCCACTTAGTGAggtagctaagctaacgttaaccaTCCTTGTTGAGGGTTAGCGAGCTAACGTAGCGTTGAAATAAACGGCAACGAAATAGCTCGTTAGCTTTCGGCAATACAAGATGGATAATGTTAAAAGCTACCATTAATTAACAGCATACCAAACTGACATAAACAGCAATATAGCTTGTTAGTAACCGAACGctaattattcatttattttagcttgtaactagtgaacttgcagctggctagctagctgcatTTCCTTTGCTAACCGTTGGATCTGTCATCAATGCAATGGAGGTCTGGGACACAAAGGACCACATACAGGCAGCGATGAGCTAAAATAGGTGAGGGACATCGAAGCCTTTAGCACT is a genomic window of Centroberyx gerrardi isolate f3 chromosome 1, fCenGer3.hap1.cur.20231027, whole genome shotgun sequence containing:
- the bcl2l10 gene encoding bcl-2-like protein 10 codes for the protein MCREQSDIAGRKMSCWLWKETLALVEDYLSLCSTSPRPAPPPPSESAAAMRRLAQDMETQHHARFHSLAQTFLRQCGPDPCSSLRKVMEELVGDGQLNWGRVVSLFTFTGVLARQLREQEGTKPGLDPGKGQELGQGPGNCRGLAETIADYLGEEKRDWLLENDGWEGFCKFSRSAREVNQDSSMKTALFAAAGVGIAGLTFLLVR